A region of the Arthrobacter sp. FW306-07-I genome:
TCCGGGCCAGCGCCGTTGGTCAACCGAGTGCGACGGGCTTCGCCTCAAACGTCGACCTGTCAACGGTACTTAACCGCCCTGCGCTGTTCCCGGGCGAGATTTACCGCAACCCGGTGTTTAAGCGCAACGAGGTTGTGGTGGCAAATGCCAGAAGCACTGCTGTGCTGATTGGCGACTCCCAGTCCGTCCCCGACGACAGCTGGCCTCGCAGGGCCTTGGCGGGCCTGGGTTACAGCGTCCACTTCTGCGGTTACGGCGGCACGGGGTTCACCGCTGCCAACGGCAAGGTGGGCAACTACATCGATGCCCTTGAACACGGCGACTGGCTGATGCCGGCCGGAGCACCCGGCCTGATCGTGATTGAAGGCGGCGGCAACGACGCTGCCCGGGGCGCCTCTGACGCGCAGATCAGTGCCAACGCCAACCGGCTCATCGACGCACTGAAAGCCCGATACCCCGACACGCGGATCGTCGTGGTGGGCACCCTTGCCCGCGGAGCCCAAAACGGCGGCGGCCGGCGAAGCCAGGTGGATGCACTGCTGGCGGGGATCGCAGCCCGGCAGCAGGTCACGTTCGTGAGCGCCGGCGACTGGCTGACCAAATACAACCTGACCCAGCACCTGGCCGACGCCGTCCATATGGATGCCGAAGGCCGGAAGCAGCTTGGCGGGGTCCTGGAGCGCCGCTTGCGTGAACTCGGTGTTCCCGCCGCGCCGGGTGGCGGGCCGTCGCTGGCAGCTACGGGAGCGAACGGCACAAACGGCTGAAGCCGGAACCCGAAGGTCCCGGCTCCAGCCGTTGACATGGGGCTTCCCCGCTACGCCAGGGTCATGCCACCTCGGGCGGAAGCATCAGCTTCGCGCCGGGGATCGCATTGAGCAGGGCCTTCGTGTAGTCCTGCTGGGGCGACTCGAAAACCTCGTCCGTGGACCCGGTCTCGACCAGCCGGCCCTTCTCCATCACGCACACGTGGTCCGCGATCTGCCGCACGACGGCAAGGTCGTGGGTGATGAACAGGTAGGTCAGGCCGAGGTTGACCTGCAGGTCAGCCAGCAGATTCAGCACCTGCGCCTGCACCAGTACGTCCAGGGCGGAAACTGCCTCGTCACAGATGATGACCTCGGGGTCAAGCGCCAGTGCGCGCGCGATGGCAACACGCTGCCGCTGCCCGCCTGACAGCTCGTTCGGGTACCGCTGCATGGCGGATTGGGGCAGGGCCACCTGGTCCAGCAGTGTCCGCACCTTCTTTTCCCGGCTGGCCTGGTCCCCGATCTTGTGCACCCGAAGCGGTTCTTCAATGGTGCGGTAGATGTTGTACATCGGATCGAGGGAGCCGTACGGATCCTGGAAGATGGGCTGGACGCGCCTGCGGAACTTGAACAGTTCGGCAGGCTTCAGGGCCGAGGTGTCGACGCCGTCGAACAGGATCCTGCCTTCCGTGGGCTTTTCCAGCTGGAGCACCATCTTGGCCACCGTGGACTTGCCGGAGCCCGACTCCCCCACAATCGCCGTCGTGGTTCCCCGCCTGACGTCGAAGCTCACGCCGTCCACCGCCGCGAAGTCCGTCGCCTTGCCCAGCCCCTGGCGGAGCTTGTAGACCTTGCGCAGGTCCTGGATCTGCAGGAAGGTGTCCGACTTGGCCGTCTCGGCCGCCGGCGCCAGCAGGTCCGCCGTCTCCACGCCCTGCTCCTTGGCAGCCTGGATACGGCGGCTGGCCAGGGACGGCGCGGACTCTACGAGCCGCTTGGTGTACGGGTGCTGCGGGTTGCGGAGCAGTTCCAGCGACGGACCGGCTTCAACCACGCGGCCCTGGTACATGACCACCACTTTGTCTGCCCGCTCGGCTGCCAGGCCCAGGTCGTGGGTGATCAGCAGCACCGAGGTTCCCAGTTCGTTGGTCATCGTCTCCAGGTGGTCCAGGATCTGCCGCTGGACGGTGACGTCGAGGGCCGACGTCGGCTCGTCCGCAATCAGCAGGCGGGGCTGGCAGGAGAGGCCAATGGCGATCAGCGCGCGCTGGCGCATGCCGCCGGAGAACTCGTGCGGGTACTGGTTGGCCCGGCGCTTCGCGTCGGGCAGCCCCGCTTCGGAGAGCACCTTGGCGATATCGTCCGGCCCGCTGGGGCGGCCGTTTGCCTTCAGTGTTTCCCGGACCTGGTAGCCGATCTTCCACACAGGGTTCAGGTTGGACATGGGGTCCTGCGGAACCATGCCGATGGTGTTGCCGCGCAGCTCGATCATGCGCTGCTCGGTGGCATGGGCAATGTCCTCGCCGTCGAGCAGGACTTGGCCGCCGGACACCCTGCCGTTGTTGGGCAGGAGGCCAATGGCCGCCAGCGCCGTGGTGGATTTGCCGGACCCCGACTCCCCCACGATTGCCACCGTTTCGCCCGGCATGATGGTCAGGTGCGCGTTCCGCACGGCCTGGACCTCACCGCCGCCGGTCTTGAAGGAAATGGCGAGGTCACGGATTTCGAGCAGCGGCCTGACGCCGGTGGTTTCGGCCTCATCAATGCGGACGTCTGGAGTTGTCATCTCATTTTCTCTCATCGCTGACGGCTCTTCGGGTCAAGGGCGTCGCGCACTGCATCGCCCAGCATGATGAAGCTCAGCACCGTGATGGACAGCGCCGCGGCCGGGTAGAGCATGATTTCCGGCCGGGTCCTGATCGATGCCTGGGCGCCTGCGATGTCATTGCCCCAGGACATGATGCTCTGCGGCAGGCCAATGCCCAGGAAGGACAGGGTGGCTTCGGCCACGATGAACACGCCAAGTTCCAGCGTTGCCAGGACAATGATCGGGGCCAGGGCGTTCGGCAGGACGTGGCGCATCAGCGCACCGAACTTGGAAACACCCAGCGCTCGGGCTGCGGTGACGAAGTCGGAATTGCGCACCTCAATGACTGCACCGCGCGTGATGCGCGCCATCTGTGGCCAGGCCAGGAGGGAGATGACGAACACCACGGTCCACACGCTCTTGTTTTCGCGGAACAGCGGCAGCTGGGTGATCACCAGAGCGCCGAGTACCAGCGGCAGCGCGAAGAAGATGTCACCCAAGCGGGCAAGCACAGCGTCAATCCAGCCGCCGTAGTATCCCGCAAGGGCGCCAAGGGTCACGCCGATCACCAGGACGCACAGCACCGAGAGCAGGCCCACTGACAGCGAGGCCTGGGTGCCGTGGATGACCCTGGAGTACACGTCGCAGCCCTGGAAAGTGAAGCCGAACGGGTGTCCGGCGCTGGGCGCGCCTTCCGAGTTCCCGAGTTCGCAGCCTTCGTTGGGCGGCGTGGACGTGAAAAGTCCAGGGAACAGCGCAATGACGATCAGGGCAAGGATCAGCAGTGCCGAGATGATGAACAGCGGACGACGGCGGAGCTTGCGCCAGGCGTCGGCCCACAGGCTGAGTGGGGCCTGGTCAGTCTTGACGGCATCCGTTGCCTGCAGCGGCGTCTCTTCAATGGGGGCCACGAAGTGGCTGTTATTACTGGTCATAGCGGATCCTCGGGTCAAGCCAGGCGTACAGGAGATCGACAAGCAGGTTGGCCACGACGAACACCAGCACCAGCACGCTGACGATGGAGACGATGGTGGGCCCTTCACTGCGGAGGACTGCCTGGTAAAGCTTGTTGCCAACGCCGGGAACGTTGAAGATGCCCTCGGTAACGATGGCACCGCCCATCAGGCCGCCAAGGTTGGCGCCCAGGTAGGTCACCACCGGGATCAGCGAGTTGCGCAGGATGTGTGCCAGGACCACCCGGGGACGTGACAGGCCCTTGGCCGTGGCGGTCCGCACGTAGTCCGCGTTCATGTTTTCGCTGACTGAAGCGCGGGTCAGGCGCAGGACGTAGGCAAAGGAGACAAGCCCCAAAACAATTGCGGGCAGCAACAGTGTGCCCCAGTTCGCATTCGCACCCACCGTCGGCTTGGCCCAGCCCAGCTGCACGCCGAAGACGAGCTGGAAGACGAAGCCGAGGACAAAGGTGGGAACTGCAATGACCACCAGCGAAGCCACCAGGACGGTGGAGTCGAACCAACCGCCCCGACGCAGGCCGGCGAACACGCCGAAGGCCACGCCGAAGATGGCCTGGATCGCCAACGCCTCGATGGCGAGCATGGCTGTGACGGGGAAGACACGGGCCAGGCTGGCGGCAATGGGCTGGCCGGTGAAGTCATTGCCCAGGTTGAAGGTGAAGAGGTTCTTGAGGAACAGGCCGTACTGGACCCAGAAGGGCTGGTCGAGGTTGTACTGGCTGCGCAGGGTGTCGATGACTGCCTGCGGGGGCTGGCGGTCGCCGAACAGCGCGGCGATGGGGTCGCCGGGCAGGGCGAACACCATGTAGTACACCAGGAGGGTAGTGCCGAGGAAAACAGGGATCACCTGCAGGAGTCGGCGCAGAATAAACCGGATCACAGGATCACCTGCCTTCCGGTAAGGGGGAGAACACGTTCATGAATGCCTTCCTGCCGCTTGCAAGCCAATGGGGGCCCGGACGTAACCGGAACCCCCATCAGCTTGTCGGCAAGTTATTTCTTGGAACTACTTGGCCGTGATGCCGTAGTACAGGATGCCGCCGTTCCAGCCGGTTTCGGCCTTCACGATGTTGTTGCTCCAAACGATCGGGCGGGCCTGATCCCAGAGCGGCAGGCCGGGCAGGTCCTGGAACAGGATCTCCTGTGCCTGGTTGAACTTGTCGTTGGCTTCATCCGTGCTCTTGGCAGCCAGGCCCTCCTTGAGGAGCTTGTCGAACTCAGGGTTCGAGTACTTCTCGTAGTTGGAGGAAGCGTTGGTGGCCCATACCGGTCCCAGGAAGTTGTACAGCGACGGGTAGTCGCCCTGCCAGCCCGCACGGGTCAGGCCGGGCAGCTGCTGGGACTTGCGCAGGTTCAGGACTTCAGCGAACTTGGCGAAGGGCTGGATTTCAGCCTGGATGCCGAGGTTGTTCTTGAAGCCGTTGGCCACGGCGTCGATCCATTCCTTGTTGCCGCCGTCGGTGTTGGAGGCGATCTGAAGCGGCTTGGAGCCGTCGTAGGGCTGGATCTTGTCAGCCTGTGCCCACAGGTCCTTGGCCTTGGCGGCGTCGAACTTGAGGACTTCGCTGCCCTTCAGGCCTTCCTTGAACCCGTCGATGACCGGCGGGACGAATGCCTTGGCAGGGGTACGGGTGCCGTTGAAGACCACCTTGGCGATTTCCTCGCGGTTGATGGCGTAGGACAGTGCCTGGCGCCGCAGCTTGCCGGCCTCACCCTGGAAGTTCGGGTTGTACGGCGGGATGTTCAGCGTGGAGTTGGTGGCAACGGCCTTGGTGGCGTTGCGGTCCGGGAAGTCGGAAACGTAGGTCTTCAGTGCGTTGGACGGAAGAACGTCGGTGATGTCCAGGTTGTCCGACTGCAGGTCCGTGTATGCGGGGCCCGGATCCGTGTAGAACTTAAAGGTCACGCCACCATTCTTGGCTTCGCGCGGGCCCTTGTAGTCCGCGTTCTTTACCAGGGAGATGGACTGGTCGTGGACCCAGGAACCCTGCTTTTCGAACTTGTACGGACCGTTGCCGACGGGGTTTTCACCGAAGGTCTTGGGGTCGGTCAGCGCTGCCGAAGGAAGCGGGAAGAAGGCGGAGTAGCCGAGGCGCAGGGACCAGTCAGCCTCAGGCTGGGCCAGCTTGACCGTGATGGTGGAATCATCGGTTGCTGCAAGGCCGGACATGGTGTCAGCCTTGGGGGCCGGGGTGGTGGTGGTCTTGCCGTCAGCACCCTTTTGCGAGTTCACAGCCGAAACGTCTTCGTAACCGGCGATGGACTCGAAGAAGAATCCGTTGTTCTGCAGGTTCTTGGAGTTTGCAGCGAAGTTCCAGGAGTCAACGAAGGTCTTGGCCGTAATGGCCTCGCCGTTGGTGAACTTCTGGCCCTGCTTGACCTTGATGGTCCAGTTCTGGGCGTCGGACGACTCGATGGAATCGGCGAGGGCGTTGACCGGCTTGCCGCTGGCATCGTACGTGCGCAGGCCTTCGAAGAGGAGCTCGACCACGCGGCCGCCGTAAACCTCATTGGTGTTTGCCGGCAGCAACGGGTTTTGTGGCTCGTTGCTGTAGGCAGTGATGACCTTGTTCGGATCGCCGGCAGCATTGCTGGACCCTTCAGTGCTGCCGCCGCCGCCGGCGCCGCACCCGGTCAGGGCAAGCGCGGCGATTGCCACGATGCCCAGTG
Encoded here:
- a CDS encoding ABC transporter permease encodes the protein MTSNNSHFVAPIEETPLQATDAVKTDQAPLSLWADAWRKLRRRPLFIISALLILALIVIALFPGLFTSTPPNEGCELGNSEGAPSAGHPFGFTFQGCDVYSRVIHGTQASLSVGLLSVLCVLVIGVTLGALAGYYGGWIDAVLARLGDIFFALPLVLGALVITQLPLFRENKSVWTVVFVISLLAWPQMARITRGAVIEVRNSDFVTAARALGVSKFGALMRHVLPNALAPIIVLATLELGVFIVAEATLSFLGIGLPQSIMSWGNDIAGAQASIRTRPEIMLYPAAALSITVLSFIMLGDAVRDALDPKSRQR
- a CDS encoding SGNH/GDSL hydrolase family protein, translating into MSSPSPRKESPRPVRVLTRAAVLALAAGLVLAAPGQQVDVAPGQASPVEGYLPSALLRASAVGQPSATGFASNVDLSTVLNRPALFPGEIYRNPVFKRNEVVVANARSTAVLIGDSQSVPDDSWPRRALAGLGYSVHFCGYGGTGFTAANGKVGNYIDALEHGDWLMPAGAPGLIVIEGGGNDAARGASDAQISANANRLIDALKARYPDTRIVVVGTLARGAQNGGGRRSQVDALLAGIAARQQVTFVSAGDWLTKYNLTQHLADAVHMDAEGRKQLGGVLERRLRELGVPAAPGGGPSLAATGANGTNG
- a CDS encoding ABC transporter permease — encoded protein: MIRFILRRLLQVIPVFLGTTLLVYYMVFALPGDPIAALFGDRQPPQAVIDTLRSQYNLDQPFWVQYGLFLKNLFTFNLGNDFTGQPIAASLARVFPVTAMLAIEALAIQAIFGVAFGVFAGLRRGGWFDSTVLVASLVVIAVPTFVLGFVFQLVFGVQLGWAKPTVGANANWGTLLLPAIVLGLVSFAYVLRLTRASVSENMNADYVRTATAKGLSRPRVVLAHILRNSLIPVVTYLGANLGGLMGGAIVTEGIFNVPGVGNKLYQAVLRSEGPTIVSIVSVLVLVFVVANLLVDLLYAWLDPRIRYDQ
- a CDS encoding dipeptide ABC transporter ATP-binding protein — protein: MTTPDVRIDEAETTGVRPLLEIRDLAISFKTGGGEVQAVRNAHLTIMPGETVAIVGESGSGKSTTALAAIGLLPNNGRVSGGQVLLDGEDIAHATEQRMIELRGNTIGMVPQDPMSNLNPVWKIGYQVRETLKANGRPSGPDDIAKVLSEAGLPDAKRRANQYPHEFSGGMRQRALIAIGLSCQPRLLIADEPTSALDVTVQRQILDHLETMTNELGTSVLLITHDLGLAAERADKVVVMYQGRVVEAGPSLELLRNPQHPYTKRLVESAPSLASRRIQAAKEQGVETADLLAPAAETAKSDTFLQIQDLRKVYKLRQGLGKATDFAAVDGVSFDVRRGTTTAIVGESGSGKSTVAKMVLQLEKPTEGRILFDGVDTSALKPAELFKFRRRVQPIFQDPYGSLDPMYNIYRTIEEPLRVHKIGDQASREKKVRTLLDQVALPQSAMQRYPNELSGGQRQRVAIARALALDPEVIICDEAVSALDVLVQAQVLNLLADLQVNLGLTYLFITHDLAVVRQIADHVCVMEKGRLVETGSTDEVFESPQQDYTKALLNAIPGAKLMLPPEVA
- a CDS encoding peptide ABC transporter substrate-binding protein, producing the protein MRFTRTSKALGIVAIAALALTGCGAGGGGSTEGSSNAAGDPNKVITAYSNEPQNPLLPANTNEVYGGRVVELLFEGLRTYDASGKPVNALADSIESSDAQNWTIKVKQGQKFTNGEAITAKTFVDSWNFAANSKNLQNNGFFFESIAGYEDVSAVNSQKGADGKTTTTPAPKADTMSGLAATDDSTITVKLAQPEADWSLRLGYSAFFPLPSAALTDPKTFGENPVGNGPYKFEKQGSWVHDQSISLVKNADYKGPREAKNGGVTFKFYTDPGPAYTDLQSDNLDITDVLPSNALKTYVSDFPDRNATKAVATNSTLNIPPYNPNFQGEAGKLRRQALSYAINREEIAKVVFNGTRTPAKAFVPPVIDGFKEGLKGSEVLKFDAAKAKDLWAQADKIQPYDGSKPLQIASNTDGGNKEWIDAVANGFKNNLGIQAEIQPFAKFAEVLNLRKSQQLPGLTRAGWQGDYPSLYNFLGPVWATNASSNYEKYSNPEFDKLLKEGLAAKSTDEANDKFNQAQEILFQDLPGLPLWDQARPIVWSNNIVKAETGWNGGILYYGITAK